A window of the Henckelia pumila isolate YLH828 chromosome 3, ASM3356847v2, whole genome shotgun sequence genome harbors these coding sequences:
- the LOC140890639 gene encoding probable disease resistance protein At4g27220 isoform X1, protein MEIAGAVTSMLQCLCAYGCLSDTISEQCSYLRKPEVVVKKLEEKLKLLIAQETDLRTELNNERMLRGRGPTAEVNLWLTSVQKIKEILDNLKDKQENKSFLCRCFPNVCSRLKLGNFVRNKMLEVDKLLDQRNFSGSTLVTMLPERGKALPTGTLIGKTAHKVLKSTWEYLMDINIGIIGIYGMGGVGKTAIIKEVNNKLLIENTNFDDVIWVIASKDSDMQRLQKDIAKAIGVSLDDFDSAMSRATELFSALMRRGKFLLIIDDMWEAFHLDEIGIPVPSRDNACKILITTRSLRVCHDMETDAEIEVHTLSQREAWALFQQKVGQEVLSSPRIQDVAQEVAKECGGLPLALITIGRALRKESNIRHWKIALSELRNSTSSIEGMENQVFARLRFSYDRLKDDTTRSCLLYCVLYPEDHLIETEQLIKYWLLDGLLGHSGSQIARMQLGEMILNDLKRACMIESVFQFESCGEHVKMHDLIRDMVIKLTRENSSCMVRSGLGLQIPPTENEWPPDLEIVSLMRNDLKSINCEPKCPKLRALLLQYNSIIKGMATTFFEHMQNLKVLDLSYTGIVRLPDSLSNLERLRALLLRSCWNLQHVPTLAKLKDLRVLDLSYTSVEYMPEGMQMLMNLQHLDLSCTKVLNAPIHLLLLNYKRLENLLIIGLWEFTIGTLFIDVDVIQRCRSLVVLEVSFSSMEDFDRYINSGHWSLLDNFKFVIGYPPPSTHGKNSVGFFGTDIGERSSPALLPGRVLELEIQDCRGITQLPVFITAGASQLQCCKIRYCDQMEFIITPELSALPNLECLEIEGLNNLHRICRGTVQTGTLGSLKTLHVMACDSLKTLFPIELVANLKNLVEIKIENCANISEIIATREEDGGATETNHPDILLPMLQRIKLSCLPELKYICRGVMICDSLSRLEVLACPGLMTLPFLVDMREQLVCSLKQINGSRKWWEEIRRNHRDATYLLRRAFRRIPETSSDEESADGSIISFGSGSSSFGPR, encoded by the coding sequence ATGGAAATCGCTGGTGCTGTTACTAGCATGTTGCAATGTTTATGCGCATATGGCTGCTTAAGCGACACCATTTCTGAGCAATGCAGCTATCTGAGAAAACCTGAAGTAGTTGTGAAAAAATTGGAGGAGAAACTAAAATTGCTTATAGCTCAAGAAACTGATCTGAGAACAGAGTTAAACAATGAAAGGATGTTGCGAGGGAGAGGTCCCACAGCTGAAGTGAATCTGTGGTTGACTAGTGTCCAAAAGATCAAAGAAATTTTAgataatttaaaagacaaacAAGAAAATAAGAGTTTTTTATGCAGATGTTTTCCTAATGTCTGTAGTAGATTAAAGTTAGGGAACTTTGTCAGGAATAAAATGCTTGAAGTTGACAAGCTCCTGGATCAGAGAAACTTTTCTGGAAGTACATTGGTCACAATGCTGCCAGAAAGGGGAAAGGCCTTGCCTACAGGTACTTTAATTGGTAAGACAGCTCACAAGGTTTTAAAGTCAACCTGGGAGTATCTGATGGACATAAATATTGGAATAATTGGAATTTATGGGATGGGAGGTGTGGGCAAAACTGCGATCATTAAAGAGGTCAACAATAAGCTTCTAATTGAAAATACTAATTTCGATGATGTCATTTGGGTCATAGCATCGAAGGATTCTGACATGCAAAGGCTACAAAAGGATATAGCAAAAGCAATAGGGGTAAGTTTAGATGATTTTGATTCTGCGATGTCAAGGGCTACAGAATTATTTAGTGCTTTGATGCGGAGGGGGAAATTCTTGCTGATAATTGATGATATGTGGGAAGCATTTCATCTTGATGAAATTGGAATACCTGTTCCCTCACGTGACAATGCTTGCAAAATTTTAATAACTACTAGATCATTGAGAGTGTGCCATGACATGGAGACCGATGCCGAGATTGAAGTTCACACGCTTTCTCAAAGAGAAGCATGGGCCTTATTTCAACAAAAGGTTGGTCAAGAAGTACTGTCATCCCCAAGAATACAAGATGTTGCCCAGGAAGTTGCAAAAGAATGTGGTGGTTTACCTTTGGCACTCATTACAATTGGAAGGGCTCTGAGAAAAGAAAGCAATATTAGACACTGGAAGATTGCATTGAGTGAGTTAAGGAACTCAACTTCAAGCATTGAAGGGATGGAGAATCAGGTCTTTGCTCGTTTGAGATTTAGCTATGACAGACTAAAGGATGATACCACTCGTTCATGTCTTCTGTATTGTGTATTATATCCAGAGGATCATCTTATTGAAACAGAGCAGCTGATAAAGTACTGGTTATTGGATGGTCTTTTGGGTCACTCTGGGAGTCAAATTGCTAGGATGCAATTGGGAGAGATGATTCTGAATGATCTGAAGCGTGCTTGTATGATAGAGAGTGTGTTCCAATTTGAAAGCTGTGGAGAGCATGTGAAGATGCATGATTTGATCAGGGATATGGTTATTAAACTTACTAGAGAAAACTCAAGTTGCATGGTTAGATCTGGCCTTGGTTTACAAATTCCTCCAACGGAGAATGAAtggcctccagatcttgagatAGTGTCCTTGATGCGAAATGATCTGAAAAGTATCAACTGTGAGCCAAAATGCCCTAAGCTTCGCGCATTGCTGTTGCAGTATAATTCCATCATTAAAGGAATGGCTACTACTTTCTTTGAGCACATGCAAAACCTCAAAGTTCTTGATTTATCTTACACTGGTATAGTCCGGTTGCCAGATTCACTATCTAATCTGGAAAGGCTTCGTGCTTTACTGCTTCGCAGCTGTTGGAACTTGCAGCATGTGCCAACATTAGCAAAGCTCAAGGATTTACGAGTTCTGGATCTTTCTTATACATCCGTTGAGTACATGCCCGAGGGGATGCAGATGTTGATGAACCTACAACATCTTGACCTTTCCTGCACTAAAGTTTTAAATGCTCCAATCCATCTACTTTTGCTAAATTACAAGCGCTTGGAAAATCTCTTAATAATAGGCTTGTGGGAATTCACAATCGGAACATTATTCATTGATGTGGATGTTATACAGAGATGCAGAAGTTTGGTAGTACTTGAAGTAAGCTTCAGCAGCATGGAGGACTTTGATCGGTATATCAACTCTGGTCACTGGAGCTTGCTTGATAATTTCAAATTTGTTATCGGATACCCTCCACCCTCGACACATGGTAAAAACAGCGTAGGGTTCTTTGGGACCGACATCGGTGAAAGATCAAGTCCTGCTTTGTTGCCAGGACGGGTTCTTGAGTTGGAAATCCAAGATTGTCGAGGTATCACTCAATTACCAGTGTTTATAACAGCCGGTGCTTCTCAGTTGCAATGTTGTAAGATTCGATACTGTGATCAGATGGAGTTCATTATAACTCCTGAACTTAGTGCCCTTCCCAACTTAGAATGCTTGGAAATCGAGGGTCTGAACAACCTACATCGAATCTGCAGGGGAACCGTGCAAACAGGCACTCTAGGAAGCCTGAAAACATTGCATGTCATGGCATGTGATTCACTCAAGACGCTCTTCCCAATTGAGTTGGTAGCGAACCTAAAAAATCTTGttgaaataaaaattgaaaactGTGCTAATATCTCTGAGATAATTGCGACAAGAGAAGAGGATGGCGGAGCAACAGAAACAAATCATCCTGATATTCTCCTCCCCATGTTACAGAGAATAAAACTAAGCTGTTTGCCAGAACTTAAGTACATATGCAGAGGAGTAATGATTTGCGACTCGTTGTCTCGTTTGGAGGTTTTGGCTTGTCCAGGATTGATGACATTACCCTTCCTTGTGGACATGAGGGAACAGCTGGTGTGCTCTCTAAAACAAATAAATGGGAGTAGAAAGTGGTGGGAGGAAATAAGAAGGAACCACAGAGATGCTACATACCTCTTGCGACGTGCTTTTAGACGCATACCGGAGACTTCTTCAGATGAAGAATCTGCAGATGGCTCCATAATCAGTTTCGGGTCTGGGAGTTCATCTTTCGGTCCAAGATAA
- the LOC140887954 gene encoding G-type lectin S-receptor-like serine/threonine-protein kinase SD2-5 — translation MSPHWIAFFTILTCCYPASVISQPYDYPTANLSTRWINSVTADHSVTFIDSSTVRAILLRGTFGPRYACGFYCNGTCENYLFAVFIVQTNSGGGITSPAIGFPQVVWSANRNNPVPINSTLELTAEGDLELRDADGSLAWSTNTAGMSVAGINMTEVGNLVLYDSKNTVVWQSFDHPADALVPGQILISGKSLTASVSLTNWTQGGLFNFSMTPQGLVATMQSDPPQVYYEQLVVGTKQNKEASYVKFQNGSLQLYINSVEPSDPDISVPVPVAKSAQYMKLGPDGHLRVYEWGTGWSEVSDIFTGFLGECNYPMVCGNYGICSNRQCSCPRTSSNPGSFRQVNDRQPDLGCSEVTPLTCDASTTQSFLDLEDVTYFTFVTDIAGTNMDSCKQACLKNCSCKAAMFRYGSDSSNGDCYLPSQIFSLQNNEKDKTHYNSSVSVKIQVAQSAASPASETTSPVNVGGKKSILGPILGSTLGGFFVAVAGLIFYVRWRKRKDEVEEDYLDHVPGMPTRFSYEELVSATDNFSKKLGEGGFGSVFEGTLTDGEKIAVKCLDGVGQIKKSFLAEVESIGSIHHVNLVRLIGFCADKSHRLLVYEYMCNVSLDRWIYSTPTSLDWNLRRRIILDIAKGLAYLHEDCRQKIIHLDIKPQNILLDENFNAKLSDFGLSKLIDRNQSQVVTTMRGTPGYLAPEWLSSIITEKVDVYSFGVVILETLCGRKNFDFSKPEEEAHLLSLFMKKAEEERLLDIIDRRCEGMESNGAEVLKVMQLAAWCLQSDHGKRPAMSVVINVLEGVQNVQKDLDYSLFNPKITVNKIQVFGSQDATPLLPSILSGPR, via the coding sequence GTCTTTATTGTCCAAACCAACAGCGGTGGGGGAATCACTTCTCCTGCGATCGGATTCCCGCAGGTCGTGTGGTCTGCTAATCGGAACAATCCCGTTCCGATTAATTCCACTCTGGAGCTCACGGCGGAAGGTGATTTGGAGCTCCGAGATGCCGATGGGTCATTGGCGTGGTCTACAAACACCGCCGGAATGTCGGTTGCCGGCATTAACATGACAGAAGTGGGAAATCTTGTTCTCTATGATTCGAAAAATACGGTTGTTTGGCAATCTTTCGATCATCCGGCGGATGCTTTGGTTCCGGGGCAGATCTTGATATCAGGTAAAAGCCTCACCGCTAGTGTTTCTTTGACTAATTGGACACAAGGGGGTCTGTTCAATTTCTCGATGACTCCACAGGGCTTGGTAGCTACGATGCAGTCGGATCCTCCGCAGGTATACTACGAACAATTGGTTGTTGGCACTAAGCAAAACAAAGAAGCCAGTTACGTCAAATTTCAAAATGGGAGTCTGCAGTTGTATATAAACTCAGTTGAACCAAGCGATCCCGACATTTCGGTACCGGTTCCTGTGGCTAAATCAGCACAGTATATGAAATTGGGGCCTGATGGGCATCTTAGAGTTTATGAGTGGGGAACAGGATGGAGTGAAGTGTCTGATATTTTTACAGGTTTCTTGGGTGAGTGCAATTATCCCATGGTTTGTGGGAATTATGGAATCTGTTCGAATAGGCAATGTAGTTGCCCCAGAACAAGCTCGAATCCTGGATCTTTTAGGCAGGTGAATGACAGGCAGCCGGATCTTGGTTGTTCTGAAGTAACTCCCCTGACTTGTGATGCTTCAACAACTCAAAGTTTCTTGGACCTCGAGGATGTAACATATTTCACCTTTGTCACAGACATTGCGGGTACTAATATGGATAGTTGTAAACAGGCGTGTTTGAAAAATTGTTCCTGCAAAGCTGCTATGTTTCGATACGGCTCAGATTCTTCCAACGGGGATTGCTACTTGCCATCCCAAATCTTCTCATTGCAGAATAACGAAAAGGACAAGACTCACTACAATTCTTCAGTATCTGTCAAAATCCAAGTAGCTCAGAGTGCGGCATCCCCTGCCTCAGAAACAACATCCCCGGTTAATGTTGGGGGAAAGAAAAGCATTTTAGGGCCAATCTTGGGATCCACCTTGGGTGGATTCTTTGTAGCCGTAGCTGGATTGATCTTTTATGtaagatggaggaagagaaaaGATGAAGTCGAGGAGGATTATTTAGATCATGTACCGGGGATGCCCACCAGATTTTCTTACGAGGAGTTGGTGAGTGCAACTGACAACTTCAGTAAGAAGCTCGGGGAAGGAGGATTTGGGTCGGTTTTCGAAGGGACGTTGACGGATGGCGAAAAGATCGCCGTGAAATGTCTGGACGGAGTTGGCCAAATCAAGAAGTCATTTCTAGCTGAAGTAGAAAGCATTGGCAGCATCCACCATGTTAACTTGGTAAGACTAATTGGGTTTTGCGCTGATAAATCCCACAGGCTTTTAGTCTACGAATACATGTGCAATGTATCCTTGGATAGATGGATCTACAGTACTCCCACATCTCTTGACTGGAATCTTAGAAGAAGAATCATACTCGACATAGCGAAAGGATTAGCTTACCTCCACGAAGATTGCAGGCAAAAAATCATCCACCTAGACATCAAGCCCCAAAACATTCTTCTGGATGAGAACTTCAACGCAAAACTCTCGGACTTCGGCCTCTCCAAGCTCATCGACAGGAACCAAAGCCAAGTGGTGACGACCATGAGAGGCACGCCGGGTTATCTCGCCCCAGAATGGCTCAGCTCAATCATCACTGAGAAAGTAGATGTGTACAGCTTTGGAGTGGTCATCTTAGAGACTCTGTGTGGCAGGAAGAATTTCGACTTCTCTAAGCCGGAGGAGGAAGCTCATTTACTGTCCCTTTTCATGAAAAAAGCGGAGGAAGAACGATTGCTGGATATAATCGACAGAAGGTGCGAGGGCATGGAATCAAACGGAGCAGAAGTATTGAAAGTGATGCAACTTGCTGCATGGTGTTTGCAAAGTGATCATGGCAAGAGGCCGGCCATGTCAGTGGTGATCAATGTGTTGGAAGGAGTTCAAAATGTGCAGAAAGATTTGGATTACAGCTTGTTTAATCCAAAGATCACTGTGAACAAAATCCAGGTTTTTGGCTCGCAAGATGCCACTCCATTGCTTCCTTCTATTCTGTCCGGGCCACGATGA
- the LOC140890639 gene encoding probable disease resistance protein At4g27220 isoform X2 — translation MLEVDKLLDQRNFSGSTLVTMLPERGKALPTGTLIGKTAHKVLKSTWEYLMDINIGIIGIYGMGGVGKTAIIKEVNNKLLIENTNFDDVIWVIASKDSDMQRLQKDIAKAIGVSLDDFDSAMSRATELFSALMRRGKFLLIIDDMWEAFHLDEIGIPVPSRDNACKILITTRSLRVCHDMETDAEIEVHTLSQREAWALFQQKVGQEVLSSPRIQDVAQEVAKECGGLPLALITIGRALRKESNIRHWKIALSELRNSTSSIEGMENQVFARLRFSYDRLKDDTTRSCLLYCVLYPEDHLIETEQLIKYWLLDGLLGHSGSQIARMQLGEMILNDLKRACMIESVFQFESCGEHVKMHDLIRDMVIKLTRENSSCMVRSGLGLQIPPTENEWPPDLEIVSLMRNDLKSINCEPKCPKLRALLLQYNSIIKGMATTFFEHMQNLKVLDLSYTGIVRLPDSLSNLERLRALLLRSCWNLQHVPTLAKLKDLRVLDLSYTSVEYMPEGMQMLMNLQHLDLSCTKVLNAPIHLLLLNYKRLENLLIIGLWEFTIGTLFIDVDVIQRCRSLVVLEVSFSSMEDFDRYINSGHWSLLDNFKFVIGYPPPSTHGKNSVGFFGTDIGERSSPALLPGRVLELEIQDCRGITQLPVFITAGASQLQCCKIRYCDQMEFIITPELSALPNLECLEIEGLNNLHRICRGTVQTGTLGSLKTLHVMACDSLKTLFPIELVANLKNLVEIKIENCANISEIIATREEDGGATETNHPDILLPMLQRIKLSCLPELKYICRGVMICDSLSRLEVLACPGLMTLPFLVDMREQLVCSLKQINGSRKWWEEIRRNHRDATYLLRRAFRRIPETSSDEESADGSIISFGSGSSSFGPR, via the coding sequence ATGCTTGAAGTTGACAAGCTCCTGGATCAGAGAAACTTTTCTGGAAGTACATTGGTCACAATGCTGCCAGAAAGGGGAAAGGCCTTGCCTACAGGTACTTTAATTGGTAAGACAGCTCACAAGGTTTTAAAGTCAACCTGGGAGTATCTGATGGACATAAATATTGGAATAATTGGAATTTATGGGATGGGAGGTGTGGGCAAAACTGCGATCATTAAAGAGGTCAACAATAAGCTTCTAATTGAAAATACTAATTTCGATGATGTCATTTGGGTCATAGCATCGAAGGATTCTGACATGCAAAGGCTACAAAAGGATATAGCAAAAGCAATAGGGGTAAGTTTAGATGATTTTGATTCTGCGATGTCAAGGGCTACAGAATTATTTAGTGCTTTGATGCGGAGGGGGAAATTCTTGCTGATAATTGATGATATGTGGGAAGCATTTCATCTTGATGAAATTGGAATACCTGTTCCCTCACGTGACAATGCTTGCAAAATTTTAATAACTACTAGATCATTGAGAGTGTGCCATGACATGGAGACCGATGCCGAGATTGAAGTTCACACGCTTTCTCAAAGAGAAGCATGGGCCTTATTTCAACAAAAGGTTGGTCAAGAAGTACTGTCATCCCCAAGAATACAAGATGTTGCCCAGGAAGTTGCAAAAGAATGTGGTGGTTTACCTTTGGCACTCATTACAATTGGAAGGGCTCTGAGAAAAGAAAGCAATATTAGACACTGGAAGATTGCATTGAGTGAGTTAAGGAACTCAACTTCAAGCATTGAAGGGATGGAGAATCAGGTCTTTGCTCGTTTGAGATTTAGCTATGACAGACTAAAGGATGATACCACTCGTTCATGTCTTCTGTATTGTGTATTATATCCAGAGGATCATCTTATTGAAACAGAGCAGCTGATAAAGTACTGGTTATTGGATGGTCTTTTGGGTCACTCTGGGAGTCAAATTGCTAGGATGCAATTGGGAGAGATGATTCTGAATGATCTGAAGCGTGCTTGTATGATAGAGAGTGTGTTCCAATTTGAAAGCTGTGGAGAGCATGTGAAGATGCATGATTTGATCAGGGATATGGTTATTAAACTTACTAGAGAAAACTCAAGTTGCATGGTTAGATCTGGCCTTGGTTTACAAATTCCTCCAACGGAGAATGAAtggcctccagatcttgagatAGTGTCCTTGATGCGAAATGATCTGAAAAGTATCAACTGTGAGCCAAAATGCCCTAAGCTTCGCGCATTGCTGTTGCAGTATAATTCCATCATTAAAGGAATGGCTACTACTTTCTTTGAGCACATGCAAAACCTCAAAGTTCTTGATTTATCTTACACTGGTATAGTCCGGTTGCCAGATTCACTATCTAATCTGGAAAGGCTTCGTGCTTTACTGCTTCGCAGCTGTTGGAACTTGCAGCATGTGCCAACATTAGCAAAGCTCAAGGATTTACGAGTTCTGGATCTTTCTTATACATCCGTTGAGTACATGCCCGAGGGGATGCAGATGTTGATGAACCTACAACATCTTGACCTTTCCTGCACTAAAGTTTTAAATGCTCCAATCCATCTACTTTTGCTAAATTACAAGCGCTTGGAAAATCTCTTAATAATAGGCTTGTGGGAATTCACAATCGGAACATTATTCATTGATGTGGATGTTATACAGAGATGCAGAAGTTTGGTAGTACTTGAAGTAAGCTTCAGCAGCATGGAGGACTTTGATCGGTATATCAACTCTGGTCACTGGAGCTTGCTTGATAATTTCAAATTTGTTATCGGATACCCTCCACCCTCGACACATGGTAAAAACAGCGTAGGGTTCTTTGGGACCGACATCGGTGAAAGATCAAGTCCTGCTTTGTTGCCAGGACGGGTTCTTGAGTTGGAAATCCAAGATTGTCGAGGTATCACTCAATTACCAGTGTTTATAACAGCCGGTGCTTCTCAGTTGCAATGTTGTAAGATTCGATACTGTGATCAGATGGAGTTCATTATAACTCCTGAACTTAGTGCCCTTCCCAACTTAGAATGCTTGGAAATCGAGGGTCTGAACAACCTACATCGAATCTGCAGGGGAACCGTGCAAACAGGCACTCTAGGAAGCCTGAAAACATTGCATGTCATGGCATGTGATTCACTCAAGACGCTCTTCCCAATTGAGTTGGTAGCGAACCTAAAAAATCTTGttgaaataaaaattgaaaactGTGCTAATATCTCTGAGATAATTGCGACAAGAGAAGAGGATGGCGGAGCAACAGAAACAAATCATCCTGATATTCTCCTCCCCATGTTACAGAGAATAAAACTAAGCTGTTTGCCAGAACTTAAGTACATATGCAGAGGAGTAATGATTTGCGACTCGTTGTCTCGTTTGGAGGTTTTGGCTTGTCCAGGATTGATGACATTACCCTTCCTTGTGGACATGAGGGAACAGCTGGTGTGCTCTCTAAAACAAATAAATGGGAGTAGAAAGTGGTGGGAGGAAATAAGAAGGAACCACAGAGATGCTACATACCTCTTGCGACGTGCTTTTAGACGCATACCGGAGACTTCTTCAGATGAAGAATCTGCAGATGGCTCCATAATCAGTTTCGGGTCTGGGAGTTCATCTTTCGGTCCAAGATAA